One part of the Magallana gigas chromosome 5, xbMagGiga1.1, whole genome shotgun sequence genome encodes these proteins:
- the LOC105341391 gene encoding uncharacterized protein isoform X2 has product MVAKMAVNVKTEPPGIFSCINVNVMDDDKEKSFQMRRSMIKREGVDPKFRKELKVDVGAGNFQNMMEYREAPASPGASSVHSLDNGGMDNLGSPTTPSSPTPVPPAEIADERLPNELLDEICEDIGMKEGMELDFVEFLMEQDMVDPQVYMTPEAIRNTLSSVASSSAAPTQVGMMSVPPQQPPMMSTPKHSDISSSSRGCSSPTTTYSLASSTNCTVATSSGSSSPVAKRFHLSTSGPSSPVRTTAPPLSPHGGVFKAPPTPPTPRRSSQSQQSIASPSISSTVGPQLQRPYSPANVPSSPSQKSVPPQFNQPQGQSQTQMAPPKSIPPHMQRQNSQHNYQRLGRPAPPNVNIQNMAQHQKWTSQSNSQLPNGMMGNQQCSMNNLGYPPNQQYQRSMDSPCDNGYYSGDTNSVRSYGSSSVSSTVQSSVSSAQTAIHNHAFNNRQTMQTMPPQQQQQQQKNVHFSDLQTHQQNGAPLQRQNSGYNQGYDPSDCDLENEFSQRNVPSKIMPRLTPSMKSDIAPYMVPGNNNGSMSPYGDYSRGNNSRPGSGDNPMVSMQNDYFSQKPGEIFNVDNNQNSMHMNNYNNSMQHPQQSDIQEPGYRPSCSGGAPIGMQPLRHFDGPTCGMPQGEALGDPMYMDRTDAYKIAMGYCDNQYEPQGQNMNNSCLSMDQKMGPGMMNPNQGYPGENYCQNPMQNNGPRGMPMQNPHMMGGPPQGNGAYDQSQYNNRMQSSANMNNPMYSNPQTSISADNMQCQNPGVNGQNWAGPQTPGMHSKPPHQGMTPGMNMHPQQGMQTPGSSSMPPCTQPNCPSCKTGSPHRPPMLASQQTFIQHLISDRSNAFRSHPLFPLLRDLIIADMNFCSPSFPYQLISNLPADFDKLLQNFLSRNPPAGTYQGNFAIESVIMDALKYAHHCLIEKIRDRQEQDKVTKSTSKSLSAIEEFCEKFDRSVRQNIIKPATFQLPNHSGGVNPSSLGGQPMGGNMTPNMGTPTKDHKFSDMDGMMMQGLFASPNAKKGLDLGAMCSPHFKSLKDLADCSDSTSIVSSSSNHGKSESKKHPSLPKEAVAIMLEWLRQHKDNPYPNDDEKAMLIKQTGLTINQINYWFTNARRRILPKWAQQCK; this is encoded by the exons AT GGTTGCCAAAATGGCTGTGAATGTTAAAACAGAACCACCAGGGATATTTTCTTGCATCAACGTCAATGTGATGGACGatgataaagaaaaatcatttcaaatgcGGAGATCAATGATCAAAAGAGAGGGTGTGGATCCGAAGTTTCGAAAAGAACTGAAGGTGGACGTCGGAGCTGGAAACTTTCAAAAT ATGATGGAGTACAGGGAGGCCCCAGCCAGTCCCGGGGCTTCCAGCGTCCACAGTCTGGACAATGGGGGCATGGACAATCTGGGTTCCCCCACCACCCCCTCCTCACCCACCCCTGTACCCCCAGCAGAAATAGCAGATGAACGCCTTCCAAACGAGCTGCTGGATGAAATCTGTGAGGACATTGGGATGAAAGAGGGGATGGAACTGGATTTTGTGGAGTTTCTGATGGAACAGGATATGGTGGATCCTCAAGTGTACATGACCCCTGAAGCTATCCGGAACACTCTGTCCTCTGTGGCGTCTTCCTCAGCAGCACCGACTCAGGTTGGGATGATGTCAGTCCCACCCCAGCAGCCTCCAATGATGTCCACTCCAAAACACAGTGACATAAGCTCTTCCTCCCGAGGATGTAGCAGTCCCACCACTACCTACTCTCTGGCCTCCAGTACAAACTGTACAGTGGCCACCTCCAGTGGCTCTAGTAGTCCTGTTGCCAAAAGGTTCCACCTGTCCACATCAGGACCCTCCAGTCCGGTGCGGACCACTGCTCCTCCCCTCTCACCTCATGGAGGAGTTTTCAAGGCACCACCAACCCCTCCCACCCCCAGACGCTCCTCTCAGTCTCAACAAAGCATTGCCTCCCCTAGTATCTCCAGCACTGTGGGGCCTCAGCTACAGAGACCATACTCTCCTGCTAATGTGCCTTCATCTCCATCACAGAAATCCGTGCCACCACAATTCAACCAGCCACAAGGCCAGTCACAGACCCAGATGGCTCCACCAAAGTCTATCCCACCACATATGCAAAGACAGAACAGTCAACACAACTACCAGAGGTTGGGGAGACCAGCCCCTCCTAATGTCAACATACAAAACATGGCCCAGCATCAGAAGTGGACCAGTCAGTCCAACAGTCAGCTTCCCAACGGCATGATGGGTAATCAACAGTGTTCTATGAATAACCTCGGTTATCCCCCCAATCAGCAGTACCAGAGGTCTATGGATTCTCCCTGTGACAATGGATACTATTCAG gTGATACAAACAGTGTGAGGAGCTACGGGTCCTCCTCAGTGTCCTCCACAGTCCAGTCCTCTGTGTCCTCGGCCCAGACTGCCATCCACAATCACGCCTTCAACAACCGCCAGACCATGCAGACCATGCCTCCCCAGcaacagcagcagcagcagAAAAACGTCCACTTCAGCGACCTTCAGACCCATCAACAGAACGGGGCACCCCTCCAAAGACAGAACTCCGGATACAATCAGGGCTACGACCCGAGTGACTGTGATTTAGAGAACGAGTTTAGTCAGAGAAATGTGCCATCTAAGATCATGCCGAGGTTGACACCGTCCATGAAATCGGACATTGCTCCATACATGGTGCCTGGTAATAACAATGGCTCCATGAGTCCTTATGGAGACTACTCCCGAGGCAATAACAGTCGACCGGGAAGTGGGGATAATCCCATGGTTTCTATGCAAAATGACTATTTTTCACAAAAGCCTGGTGAAATATTTAATGTGGATAACAATCAGAATTCGATGCACATGAACAATTACAATAATTCTATGCAACATCCACAGCAGAGTGATATTCAAGAGCCTGGGTACAGGCCATCCTGTTCAGGGGGTGCTCCTATAGGAATGCAGCCCCTTAGGCATTTTGATGGACCAACCTGTGGTATGCCACAAGGAGAAGCATTAGGGGACCCAATGTATATGGACCGAACAGATGCATACAAAATTGCTATGGGATATTGTGATAATCAGTATGAACCACAAGGCCAAAACATGAACAACAGTTGTTTGAGCATGGACCAAAAAATGGGCCCTGGGATGATGAATCCAAATCAAGGGTACCCAGGTGAAAACTACTGTCAAAACCCTATGCAGAATAACGGACCACGGGGAATGCCCATGCAGAATCCTCACATGATGGGAGGCCCACCCCAGGGGAACGGAGCTTATGATCAAAGTCAGTATAACAATCGGATGCAATCAAGTGCCAATATGAACAATCCTATGTATTCAAATCCACAAACATCAATTAGTGCTGATAACATGCAATGTCAGAACCCAGGAGTGAATGGACAGAATTGGGCGGGACCCCAGACGCCTGGAATGCATTCCAAACCACCTCATCAGGGAATGACGCCAGGAATGAACATGCACCCTCAGCAGGGTATGCAGACCCCAGGGTCAAGCTCTATGCCACCCTGCACCCAGCCCAACTGTCCAAGCTGTAAGACAGGGTCCCCCCATCGACCCCCCATGTTGGCCTCACAACAGACATTCATCCAACATCTCATCTCGGACCGTTCTAACGCGTTCCGTTCTCACCCTCTCTTCCCTCTTTTGCGAGATCTCATCATTGCAGATATGAACTTTTGTTCTCCGAGCTTTCCTTACCAACTTATTAGCAATCTACCTGCAGATTTCGACAAACTGTTGCAGAATTTTCTATCTCGAAACCCACCGGCAGGAACATATCAAGGCAATTTTGCCATAGAAAGTGTCATAATGGATGCCCTGAAATATGCTCACCACTGTCTTATAG AGAAAATTCGGGATAGACAAGAACAAGACAAAGTCACCAAGAGTACGTCCAAATCCCTGAGTGCAATCGAGGAGTTCTGTGAGAAGTTCGACCGCTCTGTGCGACAAAACATCATCAAG ccgGCAACGTTTCAGCTGCCTAACCACAGCGGCGGGGTGAACCCCTCGTCTTTGGGCGGTCAGCCTATGGGAGGAAACATGACTCCCAACATGGGGACCCCTACAAAGGACCACAAATTCAGTGACATGGACGGCATGATG ATGCAAGGGTTGTTTGCCTCACCGAATGCGAAGAAGGGCTTGGATCTGGGCGCCATGTGTTCGCCACACTTCAAGTCCCTCAAGGATCTGGCAGACTGTAGCGACTCCACCAGTATCGTCAGTAGCAGCAGTAACCACGGAAAGTCCGAGTCCAAGAAACACCCCAGTCTACCCAAAGAG GCAGTAGCCATCATGTTGGAATGGTTGAGACAACACAAAGACAACCCATATCCCAACGATGACGAGAAGGCAATGTTGATTAAACAAACTGGACTCActattaatcaaattaattacTGGTTCACAAACGCTCGCAGAAGAATTCTACCAAAGTGGGCACAGCAGTGTAAATGA
- the LOC105341391 gene encoding uncharacterized protein isoform X1, producing MWVAKMAVNVKTEPPGIFSCINVNVMDDDKEKSFQMRRSMIKREGVDPKFRKELKVDVGAGNFQNMMEYREAPASPGASSVHSLDNGGMDNLGSPTTPSSPTPVPPAEIADERLPNELLDEICEDIGMKEGMELDFVEFLMEQDMVDPQVYMTPEAIRNTLSSVASSSAAPTQVGMMSVPPQQPPMMSTPKHSDISSSSRGCSSPTTTYSLASSTNCTVATSSGSSSPVAKRFHLSTSGPSSPVRTTAPPLSPHGGVFKAPPTPPTPRRSSQSQQSIASPSISSTVGPQLQRPYSPANVPSSPSQKSVPPQFNQPQGQSQTQMAPPKSIPPHMQRQNSQHNYQRLGRPAPPNVNIQNMAQHQKWTSQSNSQLPNGMMGNQQCSMNNLGYPPNQQYQRSMDSPCDNGYYSGDTNSVRSYGSSSVSSTVQSSVSSAQTAIHNHAFNNRQTMQTMPPQQQQQQQKNVHFSDLQTHQQNGAPLQRQNSGYNQGYDPSDCDLENEFSQRNVPSKIMPRLTPSMKSDIAPYMVPGNNNGSMSPYGDYSRGNNSRPGSGDNPMVSMQNDYFSQKPGEIFNVDNNQNSMHMNNYNNSMQHPQQSDIQEPGYRPSCSGGAPIGMQPLRHFDGPTCGMPQGEALGDPMYMDRTDAYKIAMGYCDNQYEPQGQNMNNSCLSMDQKMGPGMMNPNQGYPGENYCQNPMQNNGPRGMPMQNPHMMGGPPQGNGAYDQSQYNNRMQSSANMNNPMYSNPQTSISADNMQCQNPGVNGQNWAGPQTPGMHSKPPHQGMTPGMNMHPQQGMQTPGSSSMPPCTQPNCPSCKTGSPHRPPMLASQQTFIQHLISDRSNAFRSHPLFPLLRDLIIADMNFCSPSFPYQLISNLPADFDKLLQNFLSRNPPAGTYQGNFAIESVIMDALKYAHHCLIEKIRDRQEQDKVTKSTSKSLSAIEEFCEKFDRSVRQNIIKPATFQLPNHSGGVNPSSLGGQPMGGNMTPNMGTPTKDHKFSDMDGMMMQGLFASPNAKKGLDLGAMCSPHFKSLKDLADCSDSTSIVSSSSNHGKSESKKHPSLPKEAVAIMLEWLRQHKDNPYPNDDEKAMLIKQTGLTINQINYWFTNARRRILPKWAQQCK from the exons ATGTG GGTTGCCAAAATGGCTGTGAATGTTAAAACAGAACCACCAGGGATATTTTCTTGCATCAACGTCAATGTGATGGACGatgataaagaaaaatcatttcaaatgcGGAGATCAATGATCAAAAGAGAGGGTGTGGATCCGAAGTTTCGAAAAGAACTGAAGGTGGACGTCGGAGCTGGAAACTTTCAAAAT ATGATGGAGTACAGGGAGGCCCCAGCCAGTCCCGGGGCTTCCAGCGTCCACAGTCTGGACAATGGGGGCATGGACAATCTGGGTTCCCCCACCACCCCCTCCTCACCCACCCCTGTACCCCCAGCAGAAATAGCAGATGAACGCCTTCCAAACGAGCTGCTGGATGAAATCTGTGAGGACATTGGGATGAAAGAGGGGATGGAACTGGATTTTGTGGAGTTTCTGATGGAACAGGATATGGTGGATCCTCAAGTGTACATGACCCCTGAAGCTATCCGGAACACTCTGTCCTCTGTGGCGTCTTCCTCAGCAGCACCGACTCAGGTTGGGATGATGTCAGTCCCACCCCAGCAGCCTCCAATGATGTCCACTCCAAAACACAGTGACATAAGCTCTTCCTCCCGAGGATGTAGCAGTCCCACCACTACCTACTCTCTGGCCTCCAGTACAAACTGTACAGTGGCCACCTCCAGTGGCTCTAGTAGTCCTGTTGCCAAAAGGTTCCACCTGTCCACATCAGGACCCTCCAGTCCGGTGCGGACCACTGCTCCTCCCCTCTCACCTCATGGAGGAGTTTTCAAGGCACCACCAACCCCTCCCACCCCCAGACGCTCCTCTCAGTCTCAACAAAGCATTGCCTCCCCTAGTATCTCCAGCACTGTGGGGCCTCAGCTACAGAGACCATACTCTCCTGCTAATGTGCCTTCATCTCCATCACAGAAATCCGTGCCACCACAATTCAACCAGCCACAAGGCCAGTCACAGACCCAGATGGCTCCACCAAAGTCTATCCCACCACATATGCAAAGACAGAACAGTCAACACAACTACCAGAGGTTGGGGAGACCAGCCCCTCCTAATGTCAACATACAAAACATGGCCCAGCATCAGAAGTGGACCAGTCAGTCCAACAGTCAGCTTCCCAACGGCATGATGGGTAATCAACAGTGTTCTATGAATAACCTCGGTTATCCCCCCAATCAGCAGTACCAGAGGTCTATGGATTCTCCCTGTGACAATGGATACTATTCAG gTGATACAAACAGTGTGAGGAGCTACGGGTCCTCCTCAGTGTCCTCCACAGTCCAGTCCTCTGTGTCCTCGGCCCAGACTGCCATCCACAATCACGCCTTCAACAACCGCCAGACCATGCAGACCATGCCTCCCCAGcaacagcagcagcagcagAAAAACGTCCACTTCAGCGACCTTCAGACCCATCAACAGAACGGGGCACCCCTCCAAAGACAGAACTCCGGATACAATCAGGGCTACGACCCGAGTGACTGTGATTTAGAGAACGAGTTTAGTCAGAGAAATGTGCCATCTAAGATCATGCCGAGGTTGACACCGTCCATGAAATCGGACATTGCTCCATACATGGTGCCTGGTAATAACAATGGCTCCATGAGTCCTTATGGAGACTACTCCCGAGGCAATAACAGTCGACCGGGAAGTGGGGATAATCCCATGGTTTCTATGCAAAATGACTATTTTTCACAAAAGCCTGGTGAAATATTTAATGTGGATAACAATCAGAATTCGATGCACATGAACAATTACAATAATTCTATGCAACATCCACAGCAGAGTGATATTCAAGAGCCTGGGTACAGGCCATCCTGTTCAGGGGGTGCTCCTATAGGAATGCAGCCCCTTAGGCATTTTGATGGACCAACCTGTGGTATGCCACAAGGAGAAGCATTAGGGGACCCAATGTATATGGACCGAACAGATGCATACAAAATTGCTATGGGATATTGTGATAATCAGTATGAACCACAAGGCCAAAACATGAACAACAGTTGTTTGAGCATGGACCAAAAAATGGGCCCTGGGATGATGAATCCAAATCAAGGGTACCCAGGTGAAAACTACTGTCAAAACCCTATGCAGAATAACGGACCACGGGGAATGCCCATGCAGAATCCTCACATGATGGGAGGCCCACCCCAGGGGAACGGAGCTTATGATCAAAGTCAGTATAACAATCGGATGCAATCAAGTGCCAATATGAACAATCCTATGTATTCAAATCCACAAACATCAATTAGTGCTGATAACATGCAATGTCAGAACCCAGGAGTGAATGGACAGAATTGGGCGGGACCCCAGACGCCTGGAATGCATTCCAAACCACCTCATCAGGGAATGACGCCAGGAATGAACATGCACCCTCAGCAGGGTATGCAGACCCCAGGGTCAAGCTCTATGCCACCCTGCACCCAGCCCAACTGTCCAAGCTGTAAGACAGGGTCCCCCCATCGACCCCCCATGTTGGCCTCACAACAGACATTCATCCAACATCTCATCTCGGACCGTTCTAACGCGTTCCGTTCTCACCCTCTCTTCCCTCTTTTGCGAGATCTCATCATTGCAGATATGAACTTTTGTTCTCCGAGCTTTCCTTACCAACTTATTAGCAATCTACCTGCAGATTTCGACAAACTGTTGCAGAATTTTCTATCTCGAAACCCACCGGCAGGAACATATCAAGGCAATTTTGCCATAGAAAGTGTCATAATGGATGCCCTGAAATATGCTCACCACTGTCTTATAG AGAAAATTCGGGATAGACAAGAACAAGACAAAGTCACCAAGAGTACGTCCAAATCCCTGAGTGCAATCGAGGAGTTCTGTGAGAAGTTCGACCGCTCTGTGCGACAAAACATCATCAAG ccgGCAACGTTTCAGCTGCCTAACCACAGCGGCGGGGTGAACCCCTCGTCTTTGGGCGGTCAGCCTATGGGAGGAAACATGACTCCCAACATGGGGACCCCTACAAAGGACCACAAATTCAGTGACATGGACGGCATGATG ATGCAAGGGTTGTTTGCCTCACCGAATGCGAAGAAGGGCTTGGATCTGGGCGCCATGTGTTCGCCACACTTCAAGTCCCTCAAGGATCTGGCAGACTGTAGCGACTCCACCAGTATCGTCAGTAGCAGCAGTAACCACGGAAAGTCCGAGTCCAAGAAACACCCCAGTCTACCCAAAGAG GCAGTAGCCATCATGTTGGAATGGTTGAGACAACACAAAGACAACCCATATCCCAACGATGACGAGAAGGCAATGTTGATTAAACAAACTGGACTCActattaatcaaattaattacTGGTTCACAAACGCTCGCAGAAGAATTCTACCAAAGTGGGCACAGCAGTGTAAATGA
- the LOC105341391 gene encoding uncharacterized protein isoform X3 has protein sequence MAVNVKTEPPGIFSCINVNVMDDDKEKSFQMRRSMIKREGVDPKFRKELKVDVGAGNFQNMMEYREAPASPGASSVHSLDNGGMDNLGSPTTPSSPTPVPPAEIADERLPNELLDEICEDIGMKEGMELDFVEFLMEQDMVDPQVYMTPEAIRNTLSSVASSSAAPTQVGMMSVPPQQPPMMSTPKHSDISSSSRGCSSPTTTYSLASSTNCTVATSSGSSSPVAKRFHLSTSGPSSPVRTTAPPLSPHGGVFKAPPTPPTPRRSSQSQQSIASPSISSTVGPQLQRPYSPANVPSSPSQKSVPPQFNQPQGQSQTQMAPPKSIPPHMQRQNSQHNYQRLGRPAPPNVNIQNMAQHQKWTSQSNSQLPNGMMGNQQCSMNNLGYPPNQQYQRSMDSPCDNGYYSGDTNSVRSYGSSSVSSTVQSSVSSAQTAIHNHAFNNRQTMQTMPPQQQQQQQKNVHFSDLQTHQQNGAPLQRQNSGYNQGYDPSDCDLENEFSQRNVPSKIMPRLTPSMKSDIAPYMVPGNNNGSMSPYGDYSRGNNSRPGSGDNPMVSMQNDYFSQKPGEIFNVDNNQNSMHMNNYNNSMQHPQQSDIQEPGYRPSCSGGAPIGMQPLRHFDGPTCGMPQGEALGDPMYMDRTDAYKIAMGYCDNQYEPQGQNMNNSCLSMDQKMGPGMMNPNQGYPGENYCQNPMQNNGPRGMPMQNPHMMGGPPQGNGAYDQSQYNNRMQSSANMNNPMYSNPQTSISADNMQCQNPGVNGQNWAGPQTPGMHSKPPHQGMTPGMNMHPQQGMQTPGSSSMPPCTQPNCPSCKTGSPHRPPMLASQQTFIQHLISDRSNAFRSHPLFPLLRDLIIADMNFCSPSFPYQLISNLPADFDKLLQNFLSRNPPAGTYQGNFAIESVIMDALKYAHHCLIEKIRDRQEQDKVTKSTSKSLSAIEEFCEKFDRSVRQNIIKPATFQLPNHSGGVNPSSLGGQPMGGNMTPNMGTPTKDHKFSDMDGMMMQGLFASPNAKKGLDLGAMCSPHFKSLKDLADCSDSTSIVSSSSNHGKSESKKHPSLPKEAVAIMLEWLRQHKDNPYPNDDEKAMLIKQTGLTINQINYWFTNARRRILPKWAQQCK, from the exons ATGGCTGTGAATGTTAAAACAGAACCACCAGGGATATTTTCTTGCATCAACGTCAATGTGATGGACGatgataaagaaaaatcatttcaaatgcGGAGATCAATGATCAAAAGAGAGGGTGTGGATCCGAAGTTTCGAAAAGAACTGAAGGTGGACGTCGGAGCTGGAAACTTTCAAAAT ATGATGGAGTACAGGGAGGCCCCAGCCAGTCCCGGGGCTTCCAGCGTCCACAGTCTGGACAATGGGGGCATGGACAATCTGGGTTCCCCCACCACCCCCTCCTCACCCACCCCTGTACCCCCAGCAGAAATAGCAGATGAACGCCTTCCAAACGAGCTGCTGGATGAAATCTGTGAGGACATTGGGATGAAAGAGGGGATGGAACTGGATTTTGTGGAGTTTCTGATGGAACAGGATATGGTGGATCCTCAAGTGTACATGACCCCTGAAGCTATCCGGAACACTCTGTCCTCTGTGGCGTCTTCCTCAGCAGCACCGACTCAGGTTGGGATGATGTCAGTCCCACCCCAGCAGCCTCCAATGATGTCCACTCCAAAACACAGTGACATAAGCTCTTCCTCCCGAGGATGTAGCAGTCCCACCACTACCTACTCTCTGGCCTCCAGTACAAACTGTACAGTGGCCACCTCCAGTGGCTCTAGTAGTCCTGTTGCCAAAAGGTTCCACCTGTCCACATCAGGACCCTCCAGTCCGGTGCGGACCACTGCTCCTCCCCTCTCACCTCATGGAGGAGTTTTCAAGGCACCACCAACCCCTCCCACCCCCAGACGCTCCTCTCAGTCTCAACAAAGCATTGCCTCCCCTAGTATCTCCAGCACTGTGGGGCCTCAGCTACAGAGACCATACTCTCCTGCTAATGTGCCTTCATCTCCATCACAGAAATCCGTGCCACCACAATTCAACCAGCCACAAGGCCAGTCACAGACCCAGATGGCTCCACCAAAGTCTATCCCACCACATATGCAAAGACAGAACAGTCAACACAACTACCAGAGGTTGGGGAGACCAGCCCCTCCTAATGTCAACATACAAAACATGGCCCAGCATCAGAAGTGGACCAGTCAGTCCAACAGTCAGCTTCCCAACGGCATGATGGGTAATCAACAGTGTTCTATGAATAACCTCGGTTATCCCCCCAATCAGCAGTACCAGAGGTCTATGGATTCTCCCTGTGACAATGGATACTATTCAG gTGATACAAACAGTGTGAGGAGCTACGGGTCCTCCTCAGTGTCCTCCACAGTCCAGTCCTCTGTGTCCTCGGCCCAGACTGCCATCCACAATCACGCCTTCAACAACCGCCAGACCATGCAGACCATGCCTCCCCAGcaacagcagcagcagcagAAAAACGTCCACTTCAGCGACCTTCAGACCCATCAACAGAACGGGGCACCCCTCCAAAGACAGAACTCCGGATACAATCAGGGCTACGACCCGAGTGACTGTGATTTAGAGAACGAGTTTAGTCAGAGAAATGTGCCATCTAAGATCATGCCGAGGTTGACACCGTCCATGAAATCGGACATTGCTCCATACATGGTGCCTGGTAATAACAATGGCTCCATGAGTCCTTATGGAGACTACTCCCGAGGCAATAACAGTCGACCGGGAAGTGGGGATAATCCCATGGTTTCTATGCAAAATGACTATTTTTCACAAAAGCCTGGTGAAATATTTAATGTGGATAACAATCAGAATTCGATGCACATGAACAATTACAATAATTCTATGCAACATCCACAGCAGAGTGATATTCAAGAGCCTGGGTACAGGCCATCCTGTTCAGGGGGTGCTCCTATAGGAATGCAGCCCCTTAGGCATTTTGATGGACCAACCTGTGGTATGCCACAAGGAGAAGCATTAGGGGACCCAATGTATATGGACCGAACAGATGCATACAAAATTGCTATGGGATATTGTGATAATCAGTATGAACCACAAGGCCAAAACATGAACAACAGTTGTTTGAGCATGGACCAAAAAATGGGCCCTGGGATGATGAATCCAAATCAAGGGTACCCAGGTGAAAACTACTGTCAAAACCCTATGCAGAATAACGGACCACGGGGAATGCCCATGCAGAATCCTCACATGATGGGAGGCCCACCCCAGGGGAACGGAGCTTATGATCAAAGTCAGTATAACAATCGGATGCAATCAAGTGCCAATATGAACAATCCTATGTATTCAAATCCACAAACATCAATTAGTGCTGATAACATGCAATGTCAGAACCCAGGAGTGAATGGACAGAATTGGGCGGGACCCCAGACGCCTGGAATGCATTCCAAACCACCTCATCAGGGAATGACGCCAGGAATGAACATGCACCCTCAGCAGGGTATGCAGACCCCAGGGTCAAGCTCTATGCCACCCTGCACCCAGCCCAACTGTCCAAGCTGTAAGACAGGGTCCCCCCATCGACCCCCCATGTTGGCCTCACAACAGACATTCATCCAACATCTCATCTCGGACCGTTCTAACGCGTTCCGTTCTCACCCTCTCTTCCCTCTTTTGCGAGATCTCATCATTGCAGATATGAACTTTTGTTCTCCGAGCTTTCCTTACCAACTTATTAGCAATCTACCTGCAGATTTCGACAAACTGTTGCAGAATTTTCTATCTCGAAACCCACCGGCAGGAACATATCAAGGCAATTTTGCCATAGAAAGTGTCATAATGGATGCCCTGAAATATGCTCACCACTGTCTTATAG AGAAAATTCGGGATAGACAAGAACAAGACAAAGTCACCAAGAGTACGTCCAAATCCCTGAGTGCAATCGAGGAGTTCTGTGAGAAGTTCGACCGCTCTGTGCGACAAAACATCATCAAG ccgGCAACGTTTCAGCTGCCTAACCACAGCGGCGGGGTGAACCCCTCGTCTTTGGGCGGTCAGCCTATGGGAGGAAACATGACTCCCAACATGGGGACCCCTACAAAGGACCACAAATTCAGTGACATGGACGGCATGATG ATGCAAGGGTTGTTTGCCTCACCGAATGCGAAGAAGGGCTTGGATCTGGGCGCCATGTGTTCGCCACACTTCAAGTCCCTCAAGGATCTGGCAGACTGTAGCGACTCCACCAGTATCGTCAGTAGCAGCAGTAACCACGGAAAGTCCGAGTCCAAGAAACACCCCAGTCTACCCAAAGAG GCAGTAGCCATCATGTTGGAATGGTTGAGACAACACAAAGACAACCCATATCCCAACGATGACGAGAAGGCAATGTTGATTAAACAAACTGGACTCActattaatcaaattaattacTGGTTCACAAACGCTCGCAGAAGAATTCTACCAAAGTGGGCACAGCAGTGTAAATGA